From Kaistella polysaccharea:
TGATGGTTCCTACTTTTAATTCATCTTCATCTAAACTTCTTAAATAGTAAAATGCAGACAACATATCCTGAATTCCTTTAACGGATTTTACAACGGTTGTTGAATTTTTTTCCTTGTCGGTGAGCAAAAGAGTTTGATTGTTGTGATTAAATACGGTTTCAAAATGTTGCGTATAATTCCCTTCTTTTACATTTCGTACATAAAAACTGGGTAATCCAGTGGAGTAATTGATAAAACTTTCGTAGTTATCTTCTACTTTAAAAAATGCGCGCACCGCTCCTGTTGTTCTACCATAGCCTTTCACATAAAAGTGAGGTTGCCCTTTATATGTCGTTTTCAATGTCGTTAAACTTGCGGTACCGGCGTTAAGTAATCCATAATGGATTCTATATCGAAGAACTTCACCAGACTGAATATCATTTAGCTTCTGGCCGTACGTATGAGAGAGTAAAATAAGGCCGAAGAACAAAAAAATCTTTTTCATGGTCATGCATTTGCAAATTATTTGCCATACTGCAGAAATTTAGAAATGTGGACGAAACTCTATGAGAATAATCATTTATGCAGCGCTTAAGATTCTTTTAATTTTCGTAAATTTGTGCCATTATTCTCTAAAAAATTTTTAATGATTACAACTGATATATTGATTATAGGAGCTGGTCCGACGGGACTTTTTACAGTTTTTGAAGCCGGTTTACTAAAATTAAAATGTCACCTCA
This genomic window contains:
- a CDS encoding DUF3108 domain-containing protein: MKKIFLFFGLILLSHTYGQKLNDIQSGEVLRYRIHYGLLNAGTASLTTLKTTYKGQPHFYVKGYGRTTGAVRAFFKVEDNYESFINYSTGLPSFYVRNVKEGNYTQHFETVFNHNNQTLLLTDKEKNSTTVVKSVKGIQDMLSAFYYLRSLDEDELKVGTIKKMNIWIDDEMFPFQLKVVGTENIKTKFGYINSLKIVPQVISGRVFKDKEGVILYVSNDRNHIPLSIKAELAVGSLVADIDSFYKVKYPLNFSK